From the Leptolyngbya sp. O-77 genome, one window contains:
- a CDS encoding RAMP superfamily CRISPR-associated protein, whose amino-acid sequence MHKRFVNHCTIELTISPCGPILIKSGKEGADPTKPDMEFVETYHRGGKSIYLPGSSLKGAIRAHAERIVRTVGSDRRPSNGQGIWANDPLNDKRDYLKEKSAPEIYKLSCFTDQMFGSTEIASRVRIEDAYPVNRAQLKIEERNGVAIDRVFGSVAVGPFNYQVCTVGDFKTKIHLKNFTLAQLGLIGLVLRDLNDGWFGLGFAKSRGMGTVTVQYDSATVQYPGCVRENGQIKAIASSQQWPHTMLLGAGEFLDATEAEKYGFPRPDHQETPVAAAAMPLGFGVQLVWTGQTQVEDLFERSVKAWSRLLGVAA is encoded by the coding sequence ATGCATAAACGTTTTGTAAACCACTGCACCATTGAACTCACGATTTCTCCCTGCGGTCCCATCCTGATCAAATCGGGCAAAGAAGGGGCTGACCCTACTAAACCCGATATGGAATTTGTGGAGACCTATCACCGGGGCGGGAAGTCGATTTACCTGCCCGGTAGTTCCCTTAAGGGGGCCATTCGTGCCCATGCGGAGCGGATTGTCCGCACGGTAGGGAGCGATCGCCGTCCCAGCAACGGTCAGGGCATCTGGGCCAATGATCCGCTGAATGACAAACGCGACTATCTCAAAGAAAAGTCTGCACCAGAGATTTATAAACTGTCCTGCTTTACGGATCAGATGTTTGGCAGCACTGAAATTGCCAGTCGAGTTCGGATTGAGGATGCTTATCCCGTTAATCGCGCGCAACTCAAAATTGAGGAACGCAATGGCGTGGCGATCGATCGGGTATTCGGCTCTGTTGCCGTTGGTCCCTTTAACTATCAGGTGTGTACCGTCGGTGACTTCAAAACCAAGATTCATCTGAAGAACTTTACCCTGGCACAATTGGGGTTAATCGGTCTGGTATTGCGTGACTTGAATGATGGGTGGTTTGGTCTCGGCTTTGCTAAATCTCGCGGCATGGGAACCGTCACGGTTCAGTACGATTCAGCCACCGTTCAGTATCCTGGCTGTGTGCGGGAGAATGGGCAGATTAAAGCGATCGCCTCCAGTCAGCAATGGCCACACACCATGCTATTGGGAGCGGGCGAGTTCTTAGACGCAACCGAGGCTGAGAAGTATGGTTTTCCCAGGCCCGATCACCAGGAAACGCCTGTTGCCGCTGCCGCCATGCCCCTCGGCTTTGGGGTACAACTGGTTTGGACTGGGCAAACCCAGGTTGAAGATTTGTTTGAACGCTCCGTCAAAGCCTGGAGTCGGTTATTGGGGGTAGCCGCATGA
- the csx2 gene encoding TIGR02221 family CRISPR-associated protein, translated as MIKHMKLLTFLGTNTYSCTTYVWQDQEKQTEYVAAALAEFFQVETVQVFLTSEARAKHWEAFQQAVPQAKDIDIPSGQSEDELWQIFESVVNSVEPDEIIILDVTHSFRSIPLFVFLAGIYLQRARNVKIAGVYYGAYERDRERSPIFDLTPTLKFAEWLTATDKFLNTGSAKELGQLLSTIQQDFYRQGRQNQEPIAPRALRQFGDRIQAISDSIELVRPLKLMEETAQLEKISNETLKTEVGIFAQPFALLLDRIQADYSQFALAQPREAASSETLAKQFDLLCWYVDKSLSTQAILLSREWVVSTLCVGLGRDYLQKSEREFVEQSLNQLVEWAKDKESNPQPSAADALKPIVADLEDLSKLWSQLRDMRNDLAHTEMRQNSLSASDMTRFVREELLTRLRELFRDLN; from the coding sequence ATGATTAAGCATATGAAACTTCTCACGTTTCTGGGAACGAACACCTACTCCTGCACCACCTATGTGTGGCAAGACCAGGAAAAACAGACGGAGTATGTTGCCGCAGCACTGGCTGAGTTTTTTCAAGTGGAGACTGTCCAGGTATTTCTGACATCCGAGGCGAGGGCGAAGCATTGGGAAGCCTTTCAACAAGCAGTTCCCCAAGCGAAGGATATAGATATTCCATCGGGTCAGTCAGAAGATGAACTCTGGCAGATTTTTGAATCAGTTGTGAATTCAGTCGAACCTGACGAAATCATTATCCTTGATGTAACCCACTCGTTTCGCTCGATTCCCCTCTTTGTATTTCTAGCCGGGATCTATCTTCAAAGGGCACGTAATGTCAAAATTGCTGGAGTTTACTACGGAGCCTATGAGCGAGATCGGGAGCGATCGCCCATCTTTGACTTAACTCCCACCCTCAAATTTGCAGAATGGCTAACTGCAACTGATAAATTTTTGAACACTGGTTCAGCAAAAGAACTAGGGCAATTACTCTCGACCATTCAGCAGGACTTCTATCGGCAAGGTCGGCAAAATCAAGAGCCGATTGCGCCTAGGGCGCTTCGACAATTTGGCGATCGTATTCAGGCAATTTCCGACAGCATTGAGCTAGTTCGTCCACTCAAACTCATGGAAGAAACGGCTCAGCTAGAGAAGATTTCCAATGAAACTCTGAAAACAGAAGTCGGAATCTTTGCCCAACCCTTTGCCCTGCTGCTCGATCGAATTCAGGCAGACTATAGCCAGTTTGCCCTCGCTCAACCACGAGAGGCTGCCAGTAGTGAAACCTTAGCTAAGCAATTTGATCTTCTATGCTGGTATGTTGACAAGTCCTTGAGTACCCAGGCGATCTTACTCAGCCGCGAATGGGTTGTCTCGACATTATGCGTTGGACTAGGACGTGATTACCTCCAGAAAAGCGAACGGGAGTTCGTTGAGCAAAGCTTGAATCAATTGGTTGAGTGGGCAAAGGACAAAGAAAGCAATCCTCAGCCAAGTGCAGCCGATGCATTGAAACCGATTGTTGCAGACCTAGAAGATTTATCAAAACTGTGGTCCCAATTACGCGATATGCGGAATGACCTTGCTCACACCGAGATGCGACAGAACTCCCTCTCCGCTTCGGATATGACACGGTTTGTACGGGAGGAGTTACTCACTCGTTTGAGAGAACTTTTTAGAGATTTGAACTAA
- a CDS encoding TIGR02710 family CRISPR-associated CARF protein, protein MSTILLITVGGSPQPIITAIQSLNPNRIVFICSDGPRGSVSQVIGEGTPCEIRRGPEVVERLPNLPTHLGLGDRFNPDTDLVRLDNPDDLAECYGRIAAKINDIKATDPNAQLLADYTGGTKTMSLALGMAALDYGVALYLTTNATRENLIRVERGESTERAPTTLLTVERTLNQDLPRFLQDYNYSGAIATLQTLLQSLELPQDQKRKLREWLDIYKGFDAWDRFDHQTAWDLLSLHMNQVQSYGLALKRVLSSRQAIDPTFQPTETIPGHGYELVEDLLLNAQRRAHQQRYDDAVGRLYRALELLAQIHLRQTYELQTGDVDLDKLPAELREKYSAERNPRNGKIQLPLWKSYLLLSELPNDPLGQQFQEHAKYLENALQVRNYSLFAHGFQPITENDYRQTGQVIQTFITTALDALIPGKKHHPLPQFPTSL, encoded by the coding sequence ATGTCCACCATCTTACTCATTACCGTTGGCGGTTCACCTCAGCCGATTATTACTGCGATTCAGTCTCTCAATCCCAATCGCATTGTGTTCATCTGTTCTGATGGTCCCAGAGGCAGTGTTTCTCAGGTGATTGGCGAGGGAACGCCCTGTGAAATTCGGCGGGGGCCAGAGGTGGTGGAACGGTTGCCGAATTTGCCAACCCACTTGGGCCTGGGCGATCGCTTTAATCCAGACACCGATCTGGTACGCCTAGACAATCCTGATGATTTAGCCGAGTGCTACGGACGCATTGCCGCCAAAATCAACGACATCAAAGCCACTGATCCCAATGCTCAACTTTTGGCAGACTATACCGGCGGCACCAAAACCATGTCCCTGGCACTGGGCATGGCGGCATTGGACTATGGCGTAGCGCTTTATCTGACTACCAACGCCACCCGCGAAAATCTGATCCGGGTCGAACGGGGCGAATCGACCGAGCGGGCACCCACCACCCTGCTGACGGTGGAACGCACGCTCAACCAAGATCTGCCTCGGTTTTTGCAAGACTACAACTACAGCGGGGCGATCGCCACCCTGCAAACCCTGCTGCAATCCCTGGAACTGCCCCAGGATCAGAAACGCAAACTCCGGGAATGGTTGGATATTTACAAAGGTTTTGATGCCTGGGATCGGTTTGATCACCAAACAGCTTGGGATTTACTTTCCCTGCACATGAATCAGGTACAGTCTTACGGACTGGCGCTCAAGCGCGTCCTCAGCAGTCGCCAGGCGATTGACCCTACCTTTCAGCCAACCGAAACGATTCCTGGTCACGGCTACGAACTGGTGGAAGACCTGCTGCTCAATGCCCAGCGTCGTGCCCACCAGCAGCGCTATGATGATGCTGTTGGTCGGTTGTATCGAGCGCTAGAATTACTGGCCCAAATTCACCTGCGGCAGACCTATGAGTTGCAAACGGGTGATGTGGATCTGGATAAGTTGCCTGCCGAATTGCGGGAGAAGTACAGTGCCGAGCGCAATCCCCGCAACGGCAAAATTCAGCTTCCGTTGTGGAAAAGCTATCTCCTGCTGAGCGAGTTGCCAAACGATCCACTGGGGCAACAGTTTCAGGAACACGCCAAATACCTAGAAAATGCACTCCAGGTGCGCAATTATTCACTGTTTGCCCACGGCTTTCAGCCGATTACCGAAAATGACTACCGTCAAACTGGGCAGGTGATTCAAACTTTCATCACAACCGCTTTAGATGCACTCATTCCTGGCAAAAAGCACCATCCCCTGCCCCAGTTTCCAACCAGCTTATAA
- a CDS encoding cyclic nucleotide-binding domain-containing protein: MFANIPERKMHWTRWFLTVGWLLVIASLFYDPWTAALTVPDHPWSPLALTGECVPVQGVCVEEQPYPIGATLFWGAIVPAGIFILLVFGHELWRRICPLSFLSQIPRALGWQRQFKRANEKTGKVRYELAKVRSESWLGRNYLYFQFAYLFIGLCGRILFFNADRLVLGGWLVFTIVFAIAIGYFYGGKSWCQYFCPMAPVQTVFSEPRGLFGSKAHLSESRITQSMCRTVTPEGTEQSACVACQSPCFDIDSERTYWDGLHRPDEVVMRYGYLGLMVGYFVYYYLYAGNWDYYFSGVWNRDPNQLAALWSPGLYLQGQAIAIPKLFAVPLVLGGFTVAGYVLGRAAERAVKAYNRSRHKHWSNDLIQHRIFVVVTFIAFNFFFIFAARPLILLTPTGFQTLYDILLVFLSTLWLVKSWRRSPELYSRENLSNRFRKQLEKLNLDIAQYLEGRSLDDLNANEVYLLAKVLPDFTREKRHEAYKGVLREALEEGYVNTSNSLQVLAQMRRELDISDDEHRDVLEELGIEDPALLDPNRQRTLENQIRLTGYQKSLERLMRLQQQPGLTRRIGSEEDTAILRSLRREYSITPQEEDWIQNSLSPAASNVQKAEGLLARLREWVGCDRALHHPALQQHPAVLQVLQETVHRKQELIAYALLDTLITLQDQPDAIALAQSFQQLVPAIAARSATQKPWQSKLAPAMVQVLTAQGWSSSEAAPALQETVDYLEFLLQHYNPLVQASALYLIAQLNPDRGRAIAQTLPMASPSALLQETAEQVKTLPANSPLSAFPSLEKLVYLFNSDFFHGIHTDTLMALGDRAEVRAYAAGDVITEAGDTCRELLLLIEGDANIRYQSGDQVRVEQFHPGQMLDELEVLTHSDLENTITAESDRTRILAVPVDTFDELLERDPDFARQVLELESRQLQRLVRV, from the coding sequence ATGTTTGCGAACATCCCCGAACGGAAGATGCACTGGACTCGCTGGTTCCTCACGGTGGGCTGGCTGCTGGTGATTGCGTCGTTATTCTACGACCCGTGGACCGCAGCGCTGACCGTTCCCGACCATCCGTGGAGCCCACTGGCGTTGACGGGGGAGTGTGTTCCGGTGCAAGGCGTGTGCGTGGAGGAGCAGCCTTACCCAATTGGCGCTACCTTATTTTGGGGGGCGATCGTTCCTGCTGGCATCTTTATTCTGCTGGTGTTTGGGCATGAGTTGTGGCGGCGCATCTGTCCGTTGTCCTTCCTGTCGCAGATCCCACGGGCTTTGGGCTGGCAGCGGCAGTTTAAGCGGGCCAATGAAAAGACTGGTAAGGTGCGCTATGAGTTAGCGAAGGTGCGATCAGAATCCTGGTTGGGTCGTAATTACTTATATTTTCAATTTGCTTATCTATTCATTGGGTTATGTGGGCGAATTTTATTTTTTAATGCCGACCGGCTTGTCTTGGGAGGGTGGTTGGTATTCACGATTGTGTTTGCGATCGCCATCGGCTATTTCTACGGCGGTAAGTCCTGGTGTCAGTATTTTTGTCCGATGGCCCCAGTGCAGACGGTGTTTAGCGAGCCGAGGGGGCTGTTTGGCAGCAAGGCTCATCTGAGCGAGAGTCGCATCACGCAGTCTATGTGTCGCACGGTCACCCCAGAAGGCACCGAACAGAGCGCCTGTGTCGCCTGTCAGAGTCCTTGTTTTGATATTGACTCTGAGCGGACTTACTGGGATGGCTTGCACCGCCCAGATGAGGTGGTGATGCGCTACGGCTATCTGGGGCTGATGGTGGGTTATTTTGTCTACTACTATCTCTATGCAGGCAATTGGGACTATTACTTTTCTGGAGTTTGGAACCGCGACCCCAACCAGCTTGCTGCCCTATGGAGTCCAGGGCTTTACCTCCAGGGGCAAGCGATCGCCATCCCCAAGTTATTTGCTGTCCCCCTAGTTTTGGGCGGCTTCACGGTTGCAGGTTATGTCCTCGGCAGAGCAGCTGAACGCGCGGTCAAGGCTTACAACCGCAGTCGGCACAAGCATTGGAGCAATGATCTGATCCAACACCGTATTTTTGTGGTGGTTACCTTTATTGCTTTCAATTTCTTTTTTATCTTTGCAGCACGTCCGTTAATCCTACTCACACCGACCGGATTTCAAACGCTTTACGATATTCTATTGGTTTTTCTCAGTACGCTTTGGTTAGTTAAGAGTTGGCGGCGTAGTCCTGAGCTATATTCCCGCGAGAATCTTTCCAATCGTTTCCGCAAGCAGTTAGAGAAGTTAAACCTAGATATTGCCCAATATCTAGAAGGGCGATCGCTCGATGACCTCAACGCCAATGAAGTCTATCTGCTGGCAAAGGTGCTACCAGACTTTACCCGAGAGAAGCGGCATGAGGCTTACAAAGGCGTGCTGCGTGAGGCTCTGGAGGAGGGATATGTGAACACCTCCAATAGTCTGCAAGTGTTGGCGCAGATGCGACGCGAGTTAGACATCTCCGATGATGAGCACCGCGATGTCTTGGAAGAGTTGGGGATTGAAGACCCTGCCTTACTAGACCCCAATCGTCAGCGGACGCTGGAAAATCAGATCCGCCTAACGGGATATCAGAAATCGCTGGAGCGGCTCATGCGACTGCAACAGCAGCCAGGGTTAACCCGTCGCATTGGCTCCGAGGAGGACACAGCAATCCTTCGTTCGCTCCGCCGGGAATACTCCATTACTCCCCAGGAGGAAGACTGGATCCAGAACAGCCTGTCGCCAGCAGCGAGCAATGTGCAGAAGGCAGAGGGATTGCTGGCTCGCCTGCGGGAGTGGGTGGGGTGCGATCGCGCCCTGCACCACCCCGCCCTGCAACAGCACCCGGCGGTGCTCCAGGTTTTGCAGGAGACCGTCCATCGCAAACAAGAACTGATCGCCTATGCCTTGCTGGATACCCTAATCACCCTACAGGACCAGCCCGACGCGATCGCCTTGGCCCAGTCCTTTCAGCAGTTGGTGCCTGCCATTGCGGCCCGGTCTGCAACTCAAAAGCCCTGGCAGAGCAAGCTTGCCCCAGCGATGGTGCAGGTCTTGACGGCGCAGGGCTGGTCGTCTAGCGAGGCAGCTCCTGCTCTGCAAGAAACGGTGGACTACCTGGAATTTTTGCTACAGCACTACAATCCCTTGGTGCAGGCGAGTGCGTTGTATCTAATTGCCCAACTCAACCCCGACCGTGGCAGAGCGATCGCCCAAACCCTGCCCATGGCCTCGCCCTCGGCTCTGCTGCAAGAAACAGCCGAGCAGGTGAAAACCCTCCCTGCCAATTCACCCCTCTCGGCTTTCCCTTCCCTAGAGAAGCTGGTGTATCTGTTTAACAGCGACTTTTTCCACGGCATTCACACCGATACGTTGATGGCCCTGGGCGATCGCGCTGAAGTGAGGGCGTATGCTGCCGGAGACGTAATCACCGAGGCCGGCGATACCTGTCGAGAACTGTTGCTGTTGATCGAAGGAGATGCCAATATTCGCTACCAGTCTGGCGATCAGGTGCGGGTTGAGCAGTTCCACCCTGGGCAAATGCTGGATGAGCTAGAGGTCTTGACCCACAGTGACCTGGAAAACACGATTACCGCTGAGAGTGACAGGACTCGTATTCTCGCAGTGCCCGTTGATACCTTCGATGAACTGCTGGAGCGAGACCCAGATTTTGCGCGTCAGGTGTTGGAACTGGAGAGCCGCCAACTCCAGCGCTTGGTGAGGGTTTGA
- a CDS encoding RAMP superfamily CRISPR-associated protein, with protein MSNTPRPNSRPKRPQPSRPANNRSTGNLSPKPYRLIPFPKDTSGNLLALAKARPAGLDRYKASYYTGKIALQLNVHTATTVLSGITVLGSDIASKIPKDSLIKTAISRSGQLIIPGSSLKGSVRSIHEAITRSCICKVSRGYKLDKQQVRIKVPEGYRECSPEKKDIRDRNVELCPSCQVFGAINCEGLVSFSDAICTQKAAIKFVPSLYQPHLKKADYYSNVEENVVGGRKFYYHFTNSIHEGEKGINTQLAVSESCFVGSLQFVNLTKAQLGGLLVALGQDQNHQFALKVGTGKPIGMGSLTVDISEMEIWTRSGAGNRDNGIIPDLRDRYTRYTLPESNQLTGEALEQFMQQMIQAAHRELIQERQLQQLAEVLKFPTDRAAPSGVY; from the coding sequence ATGTCTAACACACCGCGTCCTAACTCCCGTCCTAAACGCCCTCAGCCATCCCGCCCTGCTAATAATCGATCCACAGGAAACCTGTCTCCAAAACCCTATCGGCTAATCCCGTTTCCTAAAGACACTTCTGGCAACCTATTGGCTTTAGCGAAAGCTCGACCAGCAGGTCTTGATCGTTATAAAGCAAGTTACTATACCGGCAAGATTGCCTTGCAATTAAACGTTCACACAGCTACGACAGTCTTATCGGGAATCACTGTGCTTGGTAGTGATATCGCTTCCAAAATTCCAAAAGATTCATTGATTAAGACTGCGATTTCTCGATCAGGTCAGTTGATAATTCCAGGTAGTTCATTAAAAGGGAGCGTGCGCTCTATACATGAAGCAATTACTAGGAGTTGTATTTGTAAAGTATCTAGAGGTTATAAGCTCGATAAACAGCAAGTCAGGATCAAAGTTCCGGAGGGTTATCGAGAATGCTCTCCTGAAAAAAAGGATATCCGTGATAGGAACGTTGAACTTTGCCCATCCTGTCAAGTTTTTGGTGCGATCAATTGCGAAGGTCTTGTCTCTTTCAGTGATGCAATATGCACTCAAAAAGCAGCAATTAAATTTGTTCCTTCTTTATATCAACCACACCTGAAAAAAGCAGATTATTACTCAAATGTTGAAGAGAATGTAGTAGGTGGTCGTAAATTCTACTATCACTTTACTAATTCAATACATGAAGGTGAAAAGGGAATTAATACACAACTGGCTGTGTCTGAGTCCTGCTTTGTAGGAAGTTTACAGTTTGTCAACCTGACAAAAGCACAATTGGGAGGGTTGTTGGTGGCGCTAGGCCAAGATCAGAATCATCAATTTGCACTGAAAGTTGGCACCGGCAAACCAATTGGGATGGGCAGCTTAACCGTTGATATATCAGAGATGGAAATCTGGACTCGCTCCGGTGCTGGCAATAGAGACAATGGGATTATTCCAGATCTGCGCGATCGCTACACTCGCTATACCCTGCCAGAATCTAATCAGTTGACGGGTGAGGCACTGGAGCAATTTATGCAACAGATGATTCAAGCTGCCCATCGAGAGTTAATTCAGGAGCGGCAACTGCAACAACTCGCAGAAGTGCTGAAATTCCCCACCGATCGCGCTGCCCCCAGCGGAGTTTATTAA
- a CDS encoding Uma2 family endonuclease, which produces MSTATKLTFDEYLRYEDGTDNRYELEDGDLVLMNPPIGLHALILRFLSNTLEAEIKRLNLPWATLQFLGIRTAPRRSRLPDLSVVPLEVVREYRDQSAVVEAGVLLVIEVVSPESSKRDYRFKRAEYAAFGIPEYWIVDPMEQKVSVLQLVEGLYEDQVFQGEDLLRSTLFPELSLTPNQILHQ; this is translated from the coding sequence ATGTCAACTGCGACTAAACTCACCTTCGACGAATATCTCCGTTATGAAGACGGCACTGATAATCGGTATGAACTAGAGGATGGAGACCTGGTTTTAATGAATCCACCAATCGGTCTTCATGCTCTCATCCTTCGATTTCTCAGCAACACACTGGAAGCTGAAATCAAGCGCCTCAATCTTCCCTGGGCTACCTTACAGTTTCTCGGCATTCGGACAGCCCCTCGGCGATCGCGCTTGCCTGATTTATCGGTTGTGCCCCTGGAGGTGGTGCGGGAATACCGGGATCAATCAGCGGTTGTTGAAGCGGGCGTTCTGTTGGTGATTGAGGTGGTCAGCCCGGAGTCTAGCAAACGAGACTATCGCTTCAAGCGAGCGGAATATGCAGCGTTTGGCATTCCTGAATACTGGATTGTTGACCCTATGGAACAAAAAGTGAGTGTACTTCAATTGGTTGAGGGACTCTATGAAGATCAGGTGTTTCAAGGAGAAGATTTGCTTCGCTCAACGCTATTCCCTGAATTGTCCCTGACACCCAATCAAATCTTGCATCAATAA
- a CDS encoding Uma2 family endonuclease, with amino-acid sequence MVTLQLRQLEVPPGKCLLLHDVSWSEFEAILAEMGNHRSTRIAYDNGLLEIMAPLPEHEYFKETISDALKDISEELEINYESYGSTTWRKRAEQAGIEPDNCFYFQNEARVRGKLSFDLDQDPPPDLALEIDLTSKSLNRFPIYQRLGVPEIWCYDQGQLTVYRLQADEYRPADQSNVFPALRVQELPQLIEAHREQGRLALRRAVRAWVREQITG; translated from the coding sequence ATGGTCACGCTTCAACTGCGCCAATTGGAGGTACCACCTGGGAAATGTCTCTTGCTGCACGATGTGAGCTGGTCAGAGTTTGAGGCCATTTTGGCGGAGATGGGAAACCACCGCAGCACGCGCATTGCCTACGACAATGGCTTGTTAGAAATTATGGCACCTTTACCAGAGCACGAGTATTTCAAAGAAACCATCAGCGATGCGCTCAAGGATATCAGTGAGGAACTGGAGATCAATTACGAAAGCTACGGTTCGACAACCTGGAGAAAACGAGCAGAGCAAGCCGGGATAGAGCCTGATAATTGCTTTTACTTCCAAAATGAAGCTCGCGTGCGGGGTAAACTGAGTTTCGATCTGGATCAAGATCCTCCACCTGATCTCGCCTTAGAAATTGACCTCACGAGCAAATCCCTCAACCGTTTCCCCATCTATCAACGCCTGGGAGTGCCAGAAATTTGGTGCTACGACCAAGGTCAACTCACGGTTTACCGGCTGCAAGCGGATGAATACCGCCCGGCAGACCAGAGTAACGTTTTTCCGGCTCTGCGAGTGCAGGAGTTGCCTCAGCTCATTGAGGCACATCGGGAACAGGGGCGATTGGCCCTGCGGCGAGCCGTGAGAGCCTGGGTGAGGGAGCAGATTACTGGTTAG
- the csx7 gene encoding CRISPR-associated RAMP protein Csx7, with amino-acid sequence MFDVFKNRLEISGTLTTVTALRISQGRSTEPIGSDLPVVKDSLGRPLIPGASFKGAMRSRLESFLRGIDPGLAIDPSELAGSDWMNWVKGQKKEYEKNDDALTQALLHKTDLASHVFGSPWIASKFQVRDLTVFPDAWFGQYQERDGVAIDRDTETAADGKLYDFQVVPAGTPFEFKAIVENAEDWELGLLMIGLHQFETEQIPLGGGRSRGLGVVKLQLDEMIWVNPSNPQDLMDYLKHLVDGRLQPYVKSPQEIETLKHQWTTELLNQLPRLAARETTHA; translated from the coding sequence ATGTTTGATGTTTTCAAAAACCGTCTGGAAATCAGTGGCACTCTGACCACTGTAACCGCATTACGCATTTCCCAGGGTCGATCGACCGAACCAATCGGCTCTGACCTGCCAGTGGTGAAAGATTCCCTGGGGCGGCCCCTGATTCCGGGAGCCAGTTTTAAGGGAGCCATGCGATCGCGCCTGGAAAGTTTTCTACGCGGTATCGATCCGGGTCTAGCGATTGATCCTAGTGAACTCGCCGGTTCAGACTGGATGAACTGGGTTAAGGGGCAAAAGAAAGAGTATGAGAAGAACGATGATGCATTGACACAAGCCCTTCTGCATAAAACAGATTTGGCCTCCCACGTTTTTGGTTCTCCCTGGATCGCCAGTAAATTTCAAGTTCGCGATCTCACCGTTTTCCCGGATGCCTGGTTTGGGCAGTACCAGGAGCGCGATGGAGTGGCGATTGATCGGGATACAGAAACGGCTGCCGATGGCAAGCTCTACGACTTCCAGGTGGTACCGGCAGGAACTCCCTTTGAGTTCAAAGCCATCGTTGAGAATGCTGAAGATTGGGAACTGGGCTTGCTCATGATCGGCCTGCACCAGTTTGAGACCGAGCAGATTCCCTTGGGGGGAGGGCGATCGCGTGGGCTAGGCGTTGTAAAGCTGCAGCTCGACGAAATGATTTGGGTTAACCCTAGCAATCCCCAGGATTTGATGGATTACCTGAAACATTTAGTGGATGGCCGGCTTCAGCCTTACGTTAAATCCCCTCAAGAAATAGAGACACTGAAACATCAGTGGACAACAGAATTACTTAACCAACTGCCCAGATTAGCCGCGAGGGAGACTACTCATGCATAA